A window of the Hippoglossus stenolepis isolate QCI-W04-F060 chromosome 8, HSTE1.2, whole genome shotgun sequence genome harbors these coding sequences:
- the tars2 gene encoding regulation of nuclear pre-mRNA domain-containing protein 2 isoform X1, with product MAAGSGAASGHGARGSSAAMEASLDRKFQGVSNTMEAIQGLSTWCIENKKNHSLIVRHWMKWLKKSDNTHRLNLFYLANDVIQNCKRKNAIVFRSAFAEVLPNAVLLIKDIKVRRSVERILTIWEQRSVYPEELITQLKTNLTKREKDREKQKQKEKEKEKEKEKEKEKEKEAPPANTPATNKAALKSKIVAEFTPHSFVDQLSRYKRAVAEEELKEKQLAALRLDVCSTEALKRLKDKAGGNKFAKDVEDGSLKLQEFVSFLEQELKTGPPLLEALGNADIFYEMQYKEVKIVANAYNAFANRVASLKRKLDSLKSTLPGPDDSPIPSPSEDAPSPTGSDSPFLGQVATRAQVDPELDGKAMDEGEIQIDNRDMEDMDMSDEESDAATADEKKEKASAAVSKATKSDLAPKVPTTPTKAAKTNANTAAVTTTPMTPTSASAQSAPTSPLGVNLAKVDLGKISSILSSLTSAMKNTAASPSPRPSPGTPTTPSIQSAASKVTPPSPALASILSRVDITPEGILNALSKTNTQGLSSLLQSVTNTASAPPTRTSPESSTVKTPLSPTTPKTKPSLGNSLKRDASGRTRDWEKERQLSPPPPPPPRPTVPSVSPPSLESKINSFLQGNPGFSLALGDVSPDGVEGTPVRDEAAGTPTQDEIMDTPGSVPESLGSSGGHNLSPTAYRKEPWDAVITPSGGNSDGEFLSSSSSRYGAGKKNSTKLKEDEAINVRRQVSSSPSNDMKGKKDGQHNQLRMMGINRAGERRLSSGSRKTSTGSDDGSLSGKREDNGKEAAGRDRKEGQYHRIETLVSPCTEGAPIQTLGYSNRPLAGERIKTVESIRVIGRGSRRGGGAGGRPGGAMWYEEEEYMEAQPPSPRTGPPPLNIGQGGAEDMTPSMPPPHPQLLLPHLHPPPGHPHPHPPPQAQFQMPYHTDPPPSHHHQHALPPPSSFFSNPPPIPRPPPPPLPQHGSLPSAVMVGGVLVPVDRPLSLPPQIRPDGVERGGMGSRGNKGGPPPLMTSLLGEPHKMPRPGTVKEPFFPRHAPPLHRPGTPGVPPPLLGRVKEPLNLPLPPRSPSSTSSTTSPSTPNSPAVDSGPGRLPSQSAAPPLQKPPASPPPQPRNQTSNPVPLLNLPTSRPPNLSGHISQRPLLRGRTPSHHHNQDHHMGGFRGGKRHGPPFTGGPFHHGQKRPFLPPRY from the exons CTGATAACACTCATCGCTTGAATCTCTTCTACCTTGCCAATGATGTGATACAAAACTGCAAAAGAAAGAACGCCATTGTCTTTCGTTCAGCCTTCGCGGAGGTCCTCCCTAATGCGGTTCTGCTTATTAA GGATATAAAGGTACGAAGGTCAGTGGAGAGGATCCTAACAATTTGGGAGCAGAGGAGTGTGTATCCTGAGGAGCTTATCACCCAGCTCAAAACCAACTTGACCAAAAGGGAGAAGGACCgagagaagcagaagcagaaagaaaaggagaaagaaaaggaaaaggagaaggaaaaggagaaagaaaaagaggctCCACCTGCAAATA ccCCAGCTACCAACAAAGCTGCTCTCAAGTCCAAGATTGTAGCCGAGTTCACA CCTCACTCCTTTGTCGACCAGTTGTCGAGATACAAGAGAGCAGTGGCAGAAGAGGAACTCAAGGAGAAGCAGCTGGCAGCTCTCAGGCTGGAtgtctgcagcacagaggcCCTCAAGAGACTTAAAG acaAGGCAGGAGGGAACAAGTTCGCAAAGGACGTTGAGGACGGCAGTTTAAAGCTGCAGGAATTTGTCAGCTTCCTGGAGCAAGAGTTGAAAACAGGGCCTCCTCTGCTGGAAGCTTTGGGAAATGCAGACATTTTCTACGAGATGCAGTACAAGGAGGTTAAGATTGTGGCCAAT GCATACAATGCCTTTGCCAACCGTGTGGCCAGTCTTAAAAGGAAATTGGATTCCCTCAAGTCGACTCTACCTGGACCTGACGACTCCCCCATCCCCTCTCCCTCTGAAGATGCCCCCTCCCCGACTGGCTCCGACTCGCCCTTCCTGGGACAGGTGGCTACCAGAGCCCAGGTGGATCCAGAGCTCGACGGCAAAGCAATGGATGAAGGAGAAATACAAATTGACAACAGAGACATGGAGGACATGGATATGTCTGATGAAGAATCTGATGCTGCCACAGCAG atgagaagaaagaaaaggcgtctgctgctgtttccaagGCTACAAAGTCCGATTTGGCACCAAAGGTTCCAACTACACCTACAAAGGCTGCTAAGACGAACGCTAACACAGCTGCTGTTACTACGACTCCAATGACTCCCACCTCTGCCTCTGCTCAGAGCGCTCCCACCAGCCCGCTGGGAGTCAACCTGGCGAAGGTCGACTTAGGAAAGATCAGCTCCATTCTCAGCTCCCTCACGTCTGCCATGAAGAATACAG CAGCTAGTCCGTCACCTCGGCCGTCTCCTGGGACTCCCACCACCCCCTCTATCCAATCAGCAGCCTCCAAAGTGACCCCTCCTAGCCCTGCCCTGGCCAGCATCCTGTCACGTGTTGACATCACACCTGAAGGCATACTCAATGCTCTgtctaaaacaaacacacaag GTTTGTCCTCTCTCCTGCAAAGTGTGACAAACACTGCCTCCGCTCCTCCCACCAGAACCTCCCCTGAGTCTTCAACAGTTAAAACCCCACTCAGCCCAACCACcccaaaaacaaaacccagtctgGGGAACAGCCTCAAACGTGACGCGTCTGGAAGAACCAGAGACtgggaaaaagagagacagctgtcccctcctccacctcctcctcctcgtcccacagttccttctgtctctcccccCAGCCTAGAATCGAAAATCAACAGTTTCTTGCAGGGTAATCCAGGTTTTAGTCTTGCTCTAGGTGATGTCAGTCCCGATGGGGTGGAGGGGACTCCAGTGAGAGATGAGGCAGCTGGAACCCCCACCCAGGATGAGATCATGGACACGCCTGGGAGTGTGCCAGAATCTCTAGGGTCTTCTGGAGGTCATAACCTCTCACCCACAGCCTACCGCAAGGAACCCTGGGATGCTGTGATCACCCCGTCAGGAGGCAACAGCGATGGAGAGTTCCTGAGCTCCTCTTCTTCCCGATATGGAGCTGGGAAAAAGAACAGCACAAAATTGAAGGAGGATGAAGCGATAAATGTAAGGAGGCaggtctcctcctcccccagtAATGACATGAAGGGTaagaaagatggacaacacaacCAGTTAAGGATGATGGGCAtcaacagagcaggagagaggagactcTCTTCAGGCTCTCGTAAAACGAGCACTGGCTCAGATGACGGAAGTCTGAgtggaaaaagagaagacaaTGGGAAAGAGGCTGCAGGCAGGGATAGGAAAGAGGGGCAGTACCATCGTATTGAGACACTAGTGTCACCCTGCACTGAAGGGGCACCTATCCAAACTCTGGGCTACTCTAATCGCCCCCTTGCTGGAGAGCGCATCAAGACGGTAGAGAGCATCCGCGTGATTGGCCGGGGCTCTCGGCGAGGAGGAGGGGCTGGCGGCCGGCCAGGAGGAGCGATGTGGTATGAAGAGGAAGAATACATGGAAGCTCAGCCTCCCTCACCCCGCACTGGCCCACCTCCTCTTAACATTGGCCAAGGAGGCGCAGAGGACATGACCCCCTCCATGCCACCTCCTCACCCAcaactcctcctccctcatcttcACCCGCCTCCGGGCCATCCTCACCCACACCCCCCTCCCCAAGCTCAGTTCCAAATGCCCTACCACACGGACCCTCCGCCatcacaccaccaccagcatgctcttcctcctccatcctctttCTTCAGCAATCCTCCACCAATCCCCcgaccccctcccccccctttACCACAGCACGGCTCCTTGCCCTCTGCAGTCATGGTGGGAGGAGTGTTGGTCCCCGTTGACCGTCCCCTATCTCTTCCTCCCCAAATCAGACCTGACGGTGTTGAGCGAGGCGGAATGgggagcagaggaaacaaaggtGGTCCTCCACCCCTCATGACATCATTGCTAGGTGAGCCCCATAAGATGCCCCGCCCTGGCACAGTTAAAGAGCCTTTTTTCCCACGCCATGCACCCCCTCTTCACCGCCCAGGTACCCCTGGTGTCCCTCCACCTTTACTGGGCAGAGTGAAGGAGCCACTCAATCTACCTCTTCCAccccgctctccctcctccacatcctccacAACCTCTCCCTCCACGCCTAATTCCCCTGCAGTCGACTCTGGCCCTGGTCGTCTCCCTTCTCAGTCCGCTGCCCCCCCTCTCCAGAAACCCCCTGCCAGTCCTCCACCTCAGCCCCGCAACCAAACCTCGAACCCCGTCCCCCTCCTCAACTTGCCCACTTCTCGGCCCCCAAACCTTTCAGGTCACATCTCACAGAGACCTCTGCTGCGAGGCCGTACACCCTCTCACCACCATAACCAAGATCACCACATGGGGGGATTTCGTGGGGGCAAGCGGCACGGTCCTCCATTCACAGGTGGTCCTTTCCATCATGGGCAGAAGAGACCCTTCCTACCCCCACGCTACTGA
- the tars2 gene encoding regulation of nuclear pre-mRNA domain-containing protein 2 isoform X2, whose translation MAAGSGAASGHGARGSSAAMEASLDRKFQGVSNTMEAIQGLSTWCIENKKNHSLIVRHWMKWLKKSDNTHRLNLFYLANDVIQNCKRKNAIVFRSAFAEVLPNAVLLIKDIKVRRSVERILTIWEQRSVYPEELITQLKTNLTKREKDREKQKQKEKEKEKEKEKEKEKEKEAPPANTPATNKAALKSKIVAEFTPHSFVDQLSRYKRAVAEEELKEKQLAALRLDVCSTEALKRLKDKAGGNKFAKDVEDGSLKLQEFVSFLEQELKTGPPLLEALGNADIFYEMQYKEVKIVANAYNAFANRVASLKRKLDSLKSTLPGPDDSPIPSPSEDAPSPTGSDSPFLGQVATRAQVDPELDGKAMDEGEIQIDNRDMEDMDMSDEESDAATADEKKEKASAAVSKATKSDLAPKVPTTPTKAAKTNANTAAVTTTPMTPTSASAQSAPTSPLGVNLAKVDLGKISSILSSLTSAMKNTASPSPRPSPGTPTTPSIQSAASKVTPPSPALASILSRVDITPEGILNALSKTNTQGLSSLLQSVTNTASAPPTRTSPESSTVKTPLSPTTPKTKPSLGNSLKRDASGRTRDWEKERQLSPPPPPPPRPTVPSVSPPSLESKINSFLQGNPGFSLALGDVSPDGVEGTPVRDEAAGTPTQDEIMDTPGSVPESLGSSGGHNLSPTAYRKEPWDAVITPSGGNSDGEFLSSSSSRYGAGKKNSTKLKEDEAINVRRQVSSSPSNDMKGKKDGQHNQLRMMGINRAGERRLSSGSRKTSTGSDDGSLSGKREDNGKEAAGRDRKEGQYHRIETLVSPCTEGAPIQTLGYSNRPLAGERIKTVESIRVIGRGSRRGGGAGGRPGGAMWYEEEEYMEAQPPSPRTGPPPLNIGQGGAEDMTPSMPPPHPQLLLPHLHPPPGHPHPHPPPQAQFQMPYHTDPPPSHHHQHALPPPSSFFSNPPPIPRPPPPPLPQHGSLPSAVMVGGVLVPVDRPLSLPPQIRPDGVERGGMGSRGNKGGPPPLMTSLLGEPHKMPRPGTVKEPFFPRHAPPLHRPGTPGVPPPLLGRVKEPLNLPLPPRSPSSTSSTTSPSTPNSPAVDSGPGRLPSQSAAPPLQKPPASPPPQPRNQTSNPVPLLNLPTSRPPNLSGHISQRPLLRGRTPSHHHNQDHHMGGFRGGKRHGPPFTGGPFHHGQKRPFLPPRY comes from the exons CTGATAACACTCATCGCTTGAATCTCTTCTACCTTGCCAATGATGTGATACAAAACTGCAAAAGAAAGAACGCCATTGTCTTTCGTTCAGCCTTCGCGGAGGTCCTCCCTAATGCGGTTCTGCTTATTAA GGATATAAAGGTACGAAGGTCAGTGGAGAGGATCCTAACAATTTGGGAGCAGAGGAGTGTGTATCCTGAGGAGCTTATCACCCAGCTCAAAACCAACTTGACCAAAAGGGAGAAGGACCgagagaagcagaagcagaaagaaaaggagaaagaaaaggaaaaggagaaggaaaaggagaaagaaaaagaggctCCACCTGCAAATA ccCCAGCTACCAACAAAGCTGCTCTCAAGTCCAAGATTGTAGCCGAGTTCACA CCTCACTCCTTTGTCGACCAGTTGTCGAGATACAAGAGAGCAGTGGCAGAAGAGGAACTCAAGGAGAAGCAGCTGGCAGCTCTCAGGCTGGAtgtctgcagcacagaggcCCTCAAGAGACTTAAAG acaAGGCAGGAGGGAACAAGTTCGCAAAGGACGTTGAGGACGGCAGTTTAAAGCTGCAGGAATTTGTCAGCTTCCTGGAGCAAGAGTTGAAAACAGGGCCTCCTCTGCTGGAAGCTTTGGGAAATGCAGACATTTTCTACGAGATGCAGTACAAGGAGGTTAAGATTGTGGCCAAT GCATACAATGCCTTTGCCAACCGTGTGGCCAGTCTTAAAAGGAAATTGGATTCCCTCAAGTCGACTCTACCTGGACCTGACGACTCCCCCATCCCCTCTCCCTCTGAAGATGCCCCCTCCCCGACTGGCTCCGACTCGCCCTTCCTGGGACAGGTGGCTACCAGAGCCCAGGTGGATCCAGAGCTCGACGGCAAAGCAATGGATGAAGGAGAAATACAAATTGACAACAGAGACATGGAGGACATGGATATGTCTGATGAAGAATCTGATGCTGCCACAGCAG atgagaagaaagaaaaggcgtctgctgctgtttccaagGCTACAAAGTCCGATTTGGCACCAAAGGTTCCAACTACACCTACAAAGGCTGCTAAGACGAACGCTAACACAGCTGCTGTTACTACGACTCCAATGACTCCCACCTCTGCCTCTGCTCAGAGCGCTCCCACCAGCCCGCTGGGAGTCAACCTGGCGAAGGTCGACTTAGGAAAGATCAGCTCCATTCTCAGCTCCCTCACGTCTGCCATGAAGAATACAG CTAGTCCGTCACCTCGGCCGTCTCCTGGGACTCCCACCACCCCCTCTATCCAATCAGCAGCCTCCAAAGTGACCCCTCCTAGCCCTGCCCTGGCCAGCATCCTGTCACGTGTTGACATCACACCTGAAGGCATACTCAATGCTCTgtctaaaacaaacacacaag GTTTGTCCTCTCTCCTGCAAAGTGTGACAAACACTGCCTCCGCTCCTCCCACCAGAACCTCCCCTGAGTCTTCAACAGTTAAAACCCCACTCAGCCCAACCACcccaaaaacaaaacccagtctgGGGAACAGCCTCAAACGTGACGCGTCTGGAAGAACCAGAGACtgggaaaaagagagacagctgtcccctcctccacctcctcctcctcgtcccacagttccttctgtctctcccccCAGCCTAGAATCGAAAATCAACAGTTTCTTGCAGGGTAATCCAGGTTTTAGTCTTGCTCTAGGTGATGTCAGTCCCGATGGGGTGGAGGGGACTCCAGTGAGAGATGAGGCAGCTGGAACCCCCACCCAGGATGAGATCATGGACACGCCTGGGAGTGTGCCAGAATCTCTAGGGTCTTCTGGAGGTCATAACCTCTCACCCACAGCCTACCGCAAGGAACCCTGGGATGCTGTGATCACCCCGTCAGGAGGCAACAGCGATGGAGAGTTCCTGAGCTCCTCTTCTTCCCGATATGGAGCTGGGAAAAAGAACAGCACAAAATTGAAGGAGGATGAAGCGATAAATGTAAGGAGGCaggtctcctcctcccccagtAATGACATGAAGGGTaagaaagatggacaacacaacCAGTTAAGGATGATGGGCAtcaacagagcaggagagaggagactcTCTTCAGGCTCTCGTAAAACGAGCACTGGCTCAGATGACGGAAGTCTGAgtggaaaaagagaagacaaTGGGAAAGAGGCTGCAGGCAGGGATAGGAAAGAGGGGCAGTACCATCGTATTGAGACACTAGTGTCACCCTGCACTGAAGGGGCACCTATCCAAACTCTGGGCTACTCTAATCGCCCCCTTGCTGGAGAGCGCATCAAGACGGTAGAGAGCATCCGCGTGATTGGCCGGGGCTCTCGGCGAGGAGGAGGGGCTGGCGGCCGGCCAGGAGGAGCGATGTGGTATGAAGAGGAAGAATACATGGAAGCTCAGCCTCCCTCACCCCGCACTGGCCCACCTCCTCTTAACATTGGCCAAGGAGGCGCAGAGGACATGACCCCCTCCATGCCACCTCCTCACCCAcaactcctcctccctcatcttcACCCGCCTCCGGGCCATCCTCACCCACACCCCCCTCCCCAAGCTCAGTTCCAAATGCCCTACCACACGGACCCTCCGCCatcacaccaccaccagcatgctcttcctcctccatcctctttCTTCAGCAATCCTCCACCAATCCCCcgaccccctcccccccctttACCACAGCACGGCTCCTTGCCCTCTGCAGTCATGGTGGGAGGAGTGTTGGTCCCCGTTGACCGTCCCCTATCTCTTCCTCCCCAAATCAGACCTGACGGTGTTGAGCGAGGCGGAATGgggagcagaggaaacaaaggtGGTCCTCCACCCCTCATGACATCATTGCTAGGTGAGCCCCATAAGATGCCCCGCCCTGGCACAGTTAAAGAGCCTTTTTTCCCACGCCATGCACCCCCTCTTCACCGCCCAGGTACCCCTGGTGTCCCTCCACCTTTACTGGGCAGAGTGAAGGAGCCACTCAATCTACCTCTTCCAccccgctctccctcctccacatcctccacAACCTCTCCCTCCACGCCTAATTCCCCTGCAGTCGACTCTGGCCCTGGTCGTCTCCCTTCTCAGTCCGCTGCCCCCCCTCTCCAGAAACCCCCTGCCAGTCCTCCACCTCAGCCCCGCAACCAAACCTCGAACCCCGTCCCCCTCCTCAACTTGCCCACTTCTCGGCCCCCAAACCTTTCAGGTCACATCTCACAGAGACCTCTGCTGCGAGGCCGTACACCCTCTCACCACCATAACCAAGATCACCACATGGGGGGATTTCGTGGGGGCAAGCGGCACGGTCCTCCATTCACAGGTGGTCCTTTCCATCATGGGCAGAAGAGACCCTTCCTACCCCCACGCTACTGA